The sequence CGCACATTCCTGAAGCTACAGCCGCTGCGCTTCCTCCACTTGAACCTCCAGGGATTCTTCCAGGTGCAGCTGGGTTGTTTACAGCTCCATAGTATGAGGTTTCGGTTGAACTTCCTGCTGCAAACTCATCCATGTTGTTGATTCCGATGATGATTCCGTCTTCAGCCTTGATCTTCTTGACGACGGTTGCATCATAGCTTCCGATATAGTCTTCCAAGGTCTTGGATGCAGCTGAAATTATGAAGTCTTCAACATTGATGTTTGCCTTGATACCGAATACCAATCCGGCAAGGGCTCCGACTTCCTCTCCAGCCTTGATTTTAGCGTCAATCTCTTCAGCTTTAGCAATGGCTTGCTCTTTGTTCAATTCGAGAAAAGCGTTAATGTCATCATTTTTTTCTTCAATAACCTTAATATAAGCTTCCACATTTTCCTTTGCAGTAATTTCCTGATTTTTAATTGCATTTAATTTTTCAAGGATATTCATTGAAACACCTTTTTTCTTTAGAATAATTTTTAATAATTTGGTAAGTGTAATAAAACTTTTTAGACATTTTGAATTGGTCATAAAGTTTATTTTTATATAATATATTAACTTTATATTTTAAGGTTTAAATAATATTTGGTATTTGAAGTGATTTTTTTATCTATTTTTAAAAGTTTTAATTGGGGATGTTATTGAACATTTTCCAAATATTTCAATGCCTTTTTAGACCATTCTGCATCCATTAATAATGCTCTCCCAATCCCAATCAGGTCACAGAATCCTTCATTCAACAGATTTTCAGCATCTTTAGCTTTCTTAACGCCACCGGTAAGAATCACAGGAACATCACATGAGTCCTTAGCTATTTTGCTGAGCTGCCTAAAGTATCCTGGCTCCTTGCTGTTTGGATTCACATATCTGCAAAGGCCTCCGCTGATGTCAATCAAATCAGCTCCAGATTTTACAAAAGATTCAACGGCTATTGGTATATCTTCAAGCTTTGATCCCCCTTCAAGATAATCATAGGCGCCAAAGCGGATGGCTATGACATAATCCTCACCTACAGCCTCACGGACATCTGCGATTATTTCATTATGCAATCTAATGCGATTTTCGAGGGTTCCGCCATAATCATCAGTTCTTTTGTTGGTGTATGGTGAATAGAACTGGCTTAGGAAGTATCCGTGAGCGGCATGTATTTCCACACCATCGAAGCCCGCTTTCTTGCTACGTACAGCAGCCTTGACAAATGATTCCTTCACATGATCTATTTCATCAAGGGTCATTTCATTCAAATTGAGTTTATTATGAGATATTGATTCAATGCCGGCGTGGTTCAATTGAGCTATTGCAAAGCTGCCTTTTGAATGTATGGCATCAGTCAATTTCCTAAATCCATCGATAACACTGTCATCTGCCATTGAAAGCTGTTTAGGGCTTGCAATCCCTTCCGGTGAAACGTATTCGTGCTCCACTATTATAAGGCCTGTGCCTTCTGCCCTTTTGGCGTAGTATTCAATCAATGCATCACTGACCTTTCCCTCATCACTCAATTCCCTTGCCATCGGAGGCATCATAATGCGATTTGGAATTGTAATGTTCTTTATTTTCAAAGCTGTGTTTAGCATAATTTCACTTATTTGATTCTAATTTTAAATTTTATTTCATCAATTTATTACGAATCTTCTTATTTTTTACAGAATATTATTACAAGATTTATATATTAATAGTTTTAAATTATATTTAATAAAAGCTTATTTAAAAATTTTATTTAAATCAATAATTTTCCCAATGAGATGATTGAAATGACCAAGAAAGCCATTGTATTTGATAACTCCGGAACATTGATAGAAAGGTTTCGGGTCATAAAGGATGTTTCCACAGGAGAACTGATCACTCATGTCAACTCCTTAGACCTTATAGACAGCTGCTTGAATGCGGCCCTCGTTGTTCTTCAATTCAATACAAAACGTCTCACTGGCCTCAATCCAGATACATTGATAAGCGATTTCATTTTGGAAAACAACATTGATTTTGACATCAGCTATTATTCAACAGAGGTTTCCAAGGAGGAAATAACAGCCATTTTGGAAAAGGATTCCGCTGTTATAAAGGACATTACAGATACTTTCCCATTATTGAAGGAAAGGGTTCCAAATATGGAAATATGCAACGGTTCAGCTGTCATTATAGATATTGCAGAGGAAAGAATAGCTTATACAATCACATCTGCAGGGCAGTTGTTCGGCGGTGTCAAGGATACAATAGCCAAGCTTCAGGATAATGATATAGATGTCTTCATTGCTTCAGGGGACAGGTCCGGAGCAATCAAGAGGCTTGCAAACATTACAGGCATACCTGAAGAGCATGCATTTGCAACAGCAAGCACCCATGGAAAAGCGGAAATTGTTGCAAATCTTCAACATGAAGGGTATAAGGTAATGATGGTTGGTGATGGCCCAAATGATATTTTGGCATTTGAGCAAGCTGATAGAGCAGTTCTAACTACAGAACAGAAAGATGGCGATTTTCCAGACAAATTGAAAGGATATGCTGATTTTGTAATAGAAGACATTTCCGAAGTTCTTCAAATCGATTTCTAAACTTTTAAAAAAAGTATAATAAAAATTTTTTCTCATTATTTTTTATATTTTTAGTCTAAAAACCTATTTTTTCTAATTTTCCCTTAAGAAATCCTCTATTACCTTTTTGCTTTTTAAAACATTATCGAAATTATTCAATTCAATTATTCCATGATCCACATATTTCAATAGATTCAAGTCAAGGGTTCCGTCACCGACAGCCTGGTGCTTGTCCTTTATTCCATCATTGTCATTGATATGATTGTAAAGAATGTTAGGAATCTTGAAGAAGCTTTCCTGGTCCTCACAGGTGTTCACATGGCCCAAATCTATTGTGATGCTGCAGCCTGTCTCATTGGTGAGGTTTTCAAGTTCATATGCACGGTTTCCAAGATAAGAGAAACGTTCAGGCATGTTTTCTATGGATATCTTTGCTTCCTTATCCTCCGCATAAGCAACCAGCTCATGGGTTGATTCGGTCAGGAATCCAAGAGCCATATCCCTTAGGAATTTTTCAGGCCTGCCTATCTTTCCAGGATGGGCAGTCACCCCGATGGCACCTATCTCATCGGCAAGGTCAAGGCACTGTTTGGTTTGCTTTACGGATTCCCTTCGAATTCCGTCATTCAGGCTTGCAAGATTTATATCAACGTTTACAGCATGCATGTAAATGTCAAGGTCATATGAGTGGAATGCTTCAGTAATTTCCTTGTTTCCAAGTAAAAGGTCCTGTCTATATGGGCCTTCCGCAAGCAATTCAACACTGTCAAATCCATTGTCTTCCGCTATCGAAAGCATCTCATCTACATCTTTCATGAAAAGTGAAAGAAGTGAAAACCCTAATTTCATTTTAATCCCCTATTTTTTTTAAATTAGTTTCTTTTAAAATTTAATTATTCTTAAATTATCCTAAATTAAAAGTTAAATTATCTTACTCATTGATAGACAATGGAATCTATTTAAATAGACTCCCATTATCTATCAATTCCTTTGATTTATTGATGTTATAGTAGGTAATCCTAAATTTTACAAATTTTTATAAATGATTGAATAGTGTCCAGATTTCAGGATACTTTTCAGCTATTGCAGCATCTATCAGATTTGATGCCTCATTGCTTATGCTGAATTCAGGTTCGGTCTTTCTCAAGTACCTTAGCACAGCTGCAGATCTTGCTGACCATAATGTGATTCTTGGATTATTTTCCACAGTTTCGATGACTTCATCTACCAGTTTTTCCTCTTTTTCTGTAAGAAGACTACCAACTTCTTTTAAATCATCGGATGCTTCAATAATTTTGGTACTTTCTTCTGTCTCTTCATTTAAATCAACTGTAGAATCAATATTTTTTACACTTGTTTTGGAGTTTATTTTTTCTTCATCATTTTCGCTATCCTCAGCGATTATTTCATCATCATTGAAGAAAACATTTGTGTAGTCAGAAGAGTCTTTAGGTTTTTCTTCTTCCTCCTCTTCATCAGCTGATTTTTCCAAAACCTGAATTTCATCCTCACCTTCAAATTCCTCTTCAACTTCTTCAACCAGTTCCTCAAAAGTCTTGCTGTCTTCTTCAGCACTTTTCAATATGTCTTCTAAACTTATGCCTTCTTCTATTTCTGTCTCTTCAATATTTGGAATCAAGGAATCCAATCCTCTTCCCAATCCTGAATTCTTTTCCTTTTTAGCCATTTTACCAAACCCTTTCGTGTTTTCAAATAATTTATTCTAATATCGTAATCTTAATAATTGAAAATATTTCATCATCTATTTTTCATCCATTTCCAACAATTCCTTTGCAAGCTTCAGGTAAGCTATTGACCCTTTGCTTTGGGGATCATAAACTATGCAAGGCTTTCCGTAACTTGGGGCCTCTGCCAAGCGTATGTTCCTTGGAATGGTTGTGTTGAATACATATTCCTTGTCCTTGAAGTATTTCTTGAGTTCGGAATATACCTCTCTGCCTAACCTGGTTCTTGCATCATAGAGTGTTAAGAGTATGCCCTTTATTGGAGTTGGACTTCTTAGTCTTGTTTCCACAAGCTTGATTGTGTTCATGAGATCTGCCAATCCTTCAAGTGCAAAGTATTCCGCTTGAATCGGTATCAATACGCTGTCTGCAGCAATCAATGAGTTTATAGTTATTATACCAAGTGATGGCGGCAAGTCTATAATGATGTAGTCGAAAATGCCTTTTATAGGTTCAAGAAGATTTTTAAGTGCAATGTGATAGTTTGCTTCCTTGCTCAATTCCACTTCGATTCCGCTTAAGTCAATATTGCTTGGAAGTATGAAAAGGTTTTCGATTTTTGTTGGAATTGTAGCTTTTTGAACACTGCATTCGTTTACCAAAGCTGTGTATACTGTCTTCTTGATTTCTGTCTTGTTTATTCCGAAACTTGTTGTTGCATTGGCTTGGGGATCCATATCGACTACGAGCACTGCCTTACCCATGGCAGCAAGTGATGTCGCCAGGTTCACCACAGTAGTGGTCTTTCCGCATCCGCCCTTCTGATTCATTACGGCAATTGTTTCTCCCATTATATTAATTCTCCTTAGTATTTTTTCTTAAAATAAAGTGATTTTTTAATGAAAATTTCTAACTTATAACGAAAAAGTTAGCAATTATTTCTTATATATTATAATTTATAACTTATAATATATAAGTTTTAAGTTATTTCTTATTACTTTTACTTTATACCTTATCATTTATAAGTTTTTATTTTTAACTTATTAGTTATAACTTATAACTTATAACTTATTACTTATAACTAAAAAGTATTATAAAAAATGTGTGAAAAAATAGATAAAATAGATAAAAATATTAAAAAAAAAGAATAAAAAAGAGGGAGGTTTCACATTAAAGTGAAAAGAGTTTTGGTCAAGGTTTTTGAGCCAAAGGCTCAAAAAGCTTGGATGCTATTTGGAGTTTTCCATAGATCCATCCATAAAGCTTGCGTAACCTTTGAAGTCCATTAAACCATGGCCAGAGAAGTTGACAACAATGGTTTTTTCCTCACCGGTTTCCTTACATTTCTTAGCTTCATCAATAGCTGCCTTGATTGCATGGTTTGTTTCAGGTGCTGGAATGATTCCTTCGCACATTGCAAACATCTTACCTGCTGCAAAGACATCCCTTTGATGGGCTGTTACAGGTTTGATGTAGCCTAATTCCTTAAGCAATGACACTTGTGTGTTCATACCATGGTATCTGAGTCCGCCTGCATGTACGGAAGGAGCTACGAAATCGTGTCCTAAAGTAAACATCTTCAATAGTGGAGTGAATCCCATATTGTCTCCAAAGTCGTATCTGTATTCCCCTTCGGTCAATGTAGGACATGCTGAAGGCTCTACAGCTATGAATTCTGTATCGCTGTTTCCTTGGATCTTGTCTTTAAGGAATGGGAACAAGGATCCGCCGAAGTTACTTCCACCACCAACACAGGCAATCATTGTGTCAGGTTCCGCTTCAGCCTTTTCAAGCTGCAATTTGATTTCCTGACCTATGGTTGTTTGATGCAGGATAACGTGGTTCAATACGCTACCAAGGGTGTATTTCACATTATCGTATTTCAATGCATCTTCAACAGCTTCGGAAATTGCGATTCCAAGGGAACCTGGAGTGTCTGGAGTTTCTGCAAGCACTTTTCTACCAACTTCTGTATTAGTACTTGGAGAAGCATGAACATCCCCATCATACAATTGCATGATGGTTTTTCTGAAAGGCTTTTGATCATATGAAACCCTTACCATATAGACGGTACAGTCGATACCCATCATGGATGCTGCAAGGGATAATGCAGTACCCCATTGACCTGCACCGGTTTCTGTGGTAATTCTTTCGACACCTTCCTTTTTAGCATAGTATGCCTGAGCTATTGCACTGTTCAGCTTGTGAGAACCCGTTGGAGAGGTGTCTTCCCGCTTATAGTAAATCTTTGCAGGGGTGTTGAGTTTCTCTTCCAATCCTCTTGCTCTGCATAAAGGAGTAGGTCTTCCTAATCTTTGGTAGAGTTCCCTTACCTCTTTTGGGATATCTATGTATCTGTCGGTAGCGAACTCTTGATTAAGACATTCGTTTACGAATATTTTAGGCAATGTGCCTATTTGATCCTTTCCTTCACTGTTTTTAGGAGCAGGAAGTTCTACAGGTAAATCAGCGTTAATATTGTACCATTTGGTTGGTACTTCATCATTAGTTAAATCAATTCTGTATTGCATAATATCACATTTTGTTTTTTGATAATTTTTTAGAAATCTAATTTTAGAACATTGGAATTAGATAAATTTTCTTCTTCCAAATCATTCTGTACTAATAGTATGTACAATGTACTATATAAAGCTTTGTAGTACAAATATGTACATCATAGTACTTTAATATTAAGCAACTTAAGTTATTTTTTAACATATATTTTCAAGAAAAAAGAATTTTTTTAACTTTATTTTAAAATATAACGATTTTTATCTATTTTTTCATTGTTTTATAAAAATTTAAATATTTTCAAAACAAATAGAAAACTATGAAAATTTTAGCTATTGATGTAGGTACCGGTACAGAAGACATCTTGCTCTATGACAGTGAAAAGGAGATTGAAAATTCAATGAAACTGGTCATTCCTTCCCCTCATTTGACAATCGGCCAAAAGATAAGCGAATGTGAAAACGACATTTACTTTGACGGAGTCATCATGGGCGGTGGAAAGATCAAGGACAGATGTCTTGAACATATGGAAAAGGGATATAAGGTTGCTTTTGAGGATTTGGCAGCAAGAACAATACGTGACAATATCGACCAGGTAAAGTCATATGGATTTGAAGTTGTTGATGAAAACACCTTCAATAAGGATGAAAAATATAAAAATTATACTATAATATCCCTAAAGGATGTGGATGTAAATCATTTGATGGACATATTCTCCTCATTTGACTTGGACCTTGAAGTCGATGAGCTCATAGTGGCTGTTCAGGATCATGGATACAGTGAGGATATGGGTGATAGGGACTTCAGATTTGAAAAGATAAAGGAAAAGCTTCCAGAACCGCTTCCGCCGG comes from Methanobrevibacter sp. and encodes:
- a CDS encoding TrpB-like pyridoxal phosphate-dependent enzyme; translation: MQYRIDLTNDEVPTKWYNINADLPVELPAPKNSEGKDQIGTLPKIFVNECLNQEFATDRYIDIPKEVRELYQRLGRPTPLCRARGLEEKLNTPAKIYYKREDTSPTGSHKLNSAIAQAYYAKKEGVERITTETGAGQWGTALSLAASMMGIDCTVYMVRVSYDQKPFRKTIMQLYDGDVHASPSTNTEVGRKVLAETPDTPGSLGIAISEAVEDALKYDNVKYTLGSVLNHVILHQTTIGQEIKLQLEKAEAEPDTMIACVGGGSNFGGSLFPFLKDKIQGNSDTEFIAVEPSACPTLTEGEYRYDFGDNMGFTPLLKMFTLGHDFVAPSVHAGGLRYHGMNTQVSLLKELGYIKPVTAHQRDVFAAGKMFAMCEGIIPAPETNHAIKAAIDEAKKCKETGEEKTIVVNFSGHGLMDFKGYASFMDGSMENSK
- a CDS encoding sugar phosphate isomerase/epimerase → MKLGFSLLSLFMKDVDEMLSIAEDNGFDSVELLAEGPYRQDLLLGNKEITEAFHSYDLDIYMHAVNVDINLASLNDGIRRESVKQTKQCLDLADEIGAIGVTAHPGKIGRPEKFLRDMALGFLTESTHELVAYAEDKEAKISIENMPERFSYLGNRAYELENLTNETGCSITIDLGHVNTCEDQESFFKIPNILYNHINDNDGIKDKHQAVGDGTLDLNLLKYVDHGIIELNNFDNVLKSKKVIEDFLREN
- a CDS encoding HAD family hydrolase; translated protein: MTKKAIVFDNSGTLIERFRVIKDVSTGELITHVNSLDLIDSCLNAALVVLQFNTKRLTGLNPDTLISDFILENNIDFDISYYSTEVSKEEITAILEKDSAVIKDITDTFPLLKERVPNMEICNGSAVIIDIAEERIAYTITSAGQLFGGVKDTIAKLQDNDIDVFIASGDRSGAIKRLANITGIPEEHAFATASTHGKAEIVANLQHEGYKVMMVGDGPNDILAFEQADRAVLTTEQKDGDFPDKLKGYADFVIEDISEVLQIDF
- a CDS encoding DUF1786 domain-containing protein, with the translated sequence MKILAIDVGTGTEDILLYDSEKEIENSMKLVIPSPHLTIGQKISECENDIYFDGVIMGGGKIKDRCLEHMEKGYKVAFEDLAARTIRDNIDQVKSYGFEVVDENTFNKDEKYKNYTIISLKDVDVNHLMDIFSSFDLDLEVDELIVAVQDHGYSEDMGDRDFRFEKIKEKLPEPLPPEVFAMEAEEVPKYFTRMQSVIKSLAEDNPEFKPVLMDTKFASIAGVCYDKEVLKLNSFVVMDIGNGHTTVASIEDGEIQGVFEHHTRDLTPERLEELVIALADGSITHEDVHDEGGHGAFALNPISKIEKVIVAGPKRALIEGTNLDYYHAAPGGDVMMTGTVGLVKSMEFLRRK
- a CDS encoding NADH:flavin oxidoreductase translates to MLNTALKIKNITIPNRIMMPPMARELSDEGKVSDALIEYYAKRAEGTGLIIVEHEYVSPEGIASPKQLSMADDSVIDGFRKLTDAIHSKGSFAIAQLNHAGIESISHNKLNLNEMTLDEIDHVKESFVKAAVRSKKAGFDGVEIHAAHGYFLSQFYSPYTNKRTDDYGGTLENRIRLHNEIIADVREAVGEDYVIAIRFGAYDYLEGGSKLEDIPIAVESFVKSGADLIDISGGLCRYVNPNSKEPGYFRQLSKIAKDSCDVPVILTGGVKKAKDAENLLNEGFCDLIGIGRALLMDAEWSKKALKYLENVQ
- a CDS encoding ParA family protein; protein product: MGETIAVMNQKGGCGKTTTVVNLATSLAAMGKAVLVVDMDPQANATTSFGINKTEIKKTVYTALVNECSVQKATIPTKIENLFILPSNIDLSGIEVELSKEANYHIALKNLLEPIKGIFDYIIIDLPPSLGIITINSLIAADSVLIPIQAEYFALEGLADLMNTIKLVETRLRSPTPIKGILLTLYDARTRLGREVYSELKKYFKDKEYVFNTTIPRNIRLAEAPSYGKPCIVYDPQSKGSIAYLKLAKELLEMDEK